From Methanosarcina lacustris Z-7289, one genomic window encodes:
- a CDS encoding restriction endonuclease subunit S — protein MENKLPEGWEWKKLGEIAIVEKKVILPEDIKGTYQKYIGLENIEKDTGRLTSFSETLGDEIKSNKYRFTVENILYGKLRPYLNKVYLPDFEGICSTDILTIKTVKGKAIREYVALLMRQPFFVSYANTRSSGANLPRINESKVLECKVPVPSLETQKKIVAILEKAEETKKLRAQADELTQKLLQSVFLEMFGDPVTNPMGWNTEKLKKLCVKIFGGGTPSKSKPEYYEGNIPWVTPKDMKQDFIQDSIDHISEKAIEESSTKLIPPYSLLMVIRSGILKNKLPVAINICKVTMNQDMKGFVFDNKLTNPFFMLHYFKIYQRDLLNRVRSVTADNLEFNQIKDIDVILPPIGQQQRFATIVEQMEKTGYSQQQSSLEINNLFDALMQKAFTGELVS, from the coding sequence ATGGAAAATAAACTGCCTGAAGGATGGGAATGGAAGAAGCTGGGAGAAATTGCGATCGTTGAAAAAAAGGTAATTCTTCCAGAAGACATAAAAGGGACTTATCAAAAATACATCGGATTGGAAAATATTGAGAAAGATACTGGAAGACTAACCAGTTTTTCCGAAACTCTTGGTGATGAGATAAAAAGTAATAAATACAGATTTACAGTAGAAAATATTTTGTATGGGAAATTAAGGCCATATTTAAATAAAGTTTATCTTCCAGACTTCGAAGGGATTTGCAGCACAGACATTTTAACAATAAAAACAGTCAAAGGAAAAGCAATTAGAGAATATGTTGCTTTATTGATGAGACAGCCTTTTTTTGTAAGTTATGCAAATACTCGATCAAGCGGAGCCAATTTACCAAGAATTAACGAAAGTAAGGTACTCGAATGTAAAGTTCCCGTTCCCTCTCTTGAAACCCAAAAAAAAATCGTCGCCATCCTCGAAAAGGCCGAAGAAACTAAAAAACTCCGGGCACAGGCGGATGAGTTGACGCAGAAGCTTCTTCAGAGTGTGTTTTTGGAGATGTTTGGAGATCCTGTCACTAATCCAATGGGTTGGAATACTGAAAAACTCAAGAAATTATGCGTGAAAATATTTGGAGGAGGAACTCCTTCTAAATCCAAACCAGAATATTATGAGGGAAATATTCCTTGGGTCACTCCAAAAGATATGAAACAGGATTTCATCCAAGACAGCATAGATCATATTTCAGAAAAAGCAATTGAAGAGAGTTCAACAAAATTAATACCTCCATATTCTTTACTCATGGTAATCCGCAGTGGAATTCTTAAAAATAAACTCCCTGTAGCAATAAATATTTGTAAAGTTACAATGAACCAAGATATGAAAGGTTTCGTTTTTGACAATAAGCTTACAAATCCTTTTTTTATGCTTCACTATTTCAAGATTTACCAGAGAGATTTGTTAAATCGCGTTAGATCAGTTACTGCTGATAACTTGGAATTCAATCAAATTAAGGACATTGATGTTATTTTGCCACCTATTGGACAACAACAAAGATTTGCAACAATAGTAGAGCAAATGGAAAAAACAGGATATAGCCAACAACAATCCTCACTTGAAATCAATAATCTCTTCGACGCCCTCATGCAGAAAGCCTTTACAGGGGAATTGGTTTCATAA
- a CDS encoding LysE family transporter — MLDIIEFLVMGSFLGLASGMSPGPLLAFTISETLQHGKWEGIKVAVSPLITDLPIILAVLYVLSHLTNSDFFIGIIAFFGASYLIYSGIESLKIKKDSVELNVEKKDALKKGVIVNFGNPHPYIFWLSIGGPIILKSLNTHIWATILFIAGFYICLVGSKVVVALIVEKSKSFINSRYYFSIIRVLGIAQIVFGLTFIKVGLDSLGVI, encoded by the coding sequence ATGCTGGATATTATTGAATTTTTAGTCATGGGATCATTTCTTGGCCTCGCTTCAGGAATGTCTCCGGGTCCACTGCTGGCTTTCACTATTTCTGAAACTCTGCAGCACGGCAAATGGGAAGGAATAAAGGTTGCCGTATCTCCTTTGATTACGGACCTGCCAATAATTTTAGCTGTACTTTATGTTCTGTCACATCTGACAAATTCTGATTTTTTTATAGGGATCATTGCGTTTTTTGGGGCCTCATATCTGATATATTCAGGAATCGAATCGCTGAAAATCAAAAAAGACAGCGTTGAATTAAATGTAGAAAAAAAAGATGCCCTTAAAAAAGGAGTTATTGTCAACTTTGGAAACCCGCATCCATATATCTTCTGGCTCTCCATAGGCGGTCCAATAATTTTGAAGAGTTTAAACACCCATATCTGGGCTACAATCTTATTCATAGCTGGTTTCTATATCTGTCTCGTAGGTTCAAAAGTAGTTGTTGCATTAATTGTAGAGAAGTCAAAATCTTTTATTAACAGCAGGTATTATTTTTCGATCATCCGTGTTCTGGGGATTGCACAGATTGTATTTGGATTGACTTTTATCAAAGTGGGCCTGGATTCATTAGGCGTAATTTGA
- a CDS encoding tetratricopeptide repeat protein: MDPVSVSILAGILSNGICSAIVTIGRDVSKSLFYPNDVDEFIRLNTDLEAIIKEEISLENISDIVNSESIAKFIRVDEVSDIIRRIYDTNILPDSESESLEDLRLEFSSLVSTHLESEKKEELLVLGSQIFNVLIKACNVSLSAVIWKDKNFAAQRMLSAYDERVSHEEHISLRKDIDNNFSIMGEKLEFMCNSMSEEILDSEYIAQLEPIKENLKNKNPTEALESIQKLEQRIWEKSSSNVKYNLLRLKASSYLGLNKYKEAGTFFLKAYQYNLEDEKATVNASFGYLLLGDKSKARELASKALKKNPVNAQAYSILIQTGSDEDIEKVPQYLKENQDVAYALGFHYYKKGDLTEAKKLLEISIENENENILEIRPLLASILIDITLSDSKTIPEIQLDPIHGEELEKAVDLLTFAWDSISDKNLKLLHIDWLVKRAIVKRLLNDIKGAETDINYAYELDSSDPKILHFKALVEFERGEYEKVVSLFGGKLSIETEFGSLIIYFEALRKLGRIVDTVVELKEFLDQNPQFENRNSLEELLIYGYLGLDRYDEAQDLAESILKDDPENIQKIILLSRVKQKLGDNDSSISLLKEAKTKISDSSKFTDLMALADEFFKAGLFEELCEVYEAIVDLNQHTELTHRIVEAYYRFGDLGRTLEICKSLRKKFGPLVHITQIEIAIYDEINCLEEERKVLEQYTECFPEDFDAKLNLAFLNYKRNNFDEVDEFLKTPFDINLISVESCINLAFLLYERGFFQKAVEVLYEMRRNNYDNEKVHSAYIKLILLGGENENEEFLHPKKVGVNSAVVVEDSLGNKQIYIIEERKDTDIQKGELKPDHNLAMCLLGKSEDDKLLFKNPFSEEIFEIKEVKSKYVYASQESSNIFNKLFPENRELFQISVSKKGEKEISPEGLEKIKKMARLNFERDEKIRKLYTDKKIPFGCTANLYHRNVFEIWFDFTKDSRLGIYSSTGYNEIEKALGHIKKDLKLIVDPISILTIVSLDIGETIKNHFGKLGIAQSTVDLFQQIMIEQNRINSRSDSVLIYYNDEIFMQKVSEESKKEITEKLNSVLEFIRTSCEVLPCNRALSLNRKKKIECDKSIGRAFTDTILIAGEEGNVLYSEEKTLRDIAVQEFETYGICTQALLFYCLNNGVIEKDLYEEKTIELINLNYHHTSINPEILLCAAKKTQWKLTIPFTHVLKILEGGNCNEDPALELSLNFIYLIWKERIPIDNFYVIFMSTLNSMVEKRWAPSMINKLKNAVIRRFGLFSSEDKIEILELIEIWEMIYYKQAS; encoded by the coding sequence ATGGATCCTGTAAGCGTATCTATACTTGCTGGAATTTTGAGCAATGGAATTTGTTCAGCCATAGTGACCATTGGAAGAGATGTTTCAAAGTCATTATTTTACCCAAATGATGTTGACGAATTTATACGTCTTAATACTGATTTAGAAGCGATCATCAAAGAAGAAATTTCATTAGAAAATATATCTGATATTGTAAACTCTGAATCAATTGCTAAATTTATTAGAGTGGATGAAGTTAGTGACATAATTAGAAGGATATATGATACGAATATTTTGCCTGATTCTGAATCTGAAAGCTTAGAAGATCTTAGGCTTGAGTTTTCTTCTTTAGTCTCAACACATCTAGAATCTGAAAAAAAAGAAGAGTTATTGGTTCTTGGCTCACAAATATTTAATGTTTTGATTAAAGCATGTAACGTATCGTTATCTGCAGTTATTTGGAAGGATAAGAATTTCGCTGCACAAAGGATGTTATCTGCTTATGATGAAAGAGTCAGCCATGAAGAACACATTTCGTTGCGCAAAGACATTGATAACAATTTTAGCATTATGGGTGAAAAATTAGAGTTTATGTGTAATTCTATGAGTGAAGAAATACTTGACAGTGAATATATAGCTCAGTTAGAGCCGATAAAAGAAAATTTGAAAAATAAAAATCCAACTGAAGCATTGGAATCAATACAAAAATTGGAACAAAGAATATGGGAAAAGTCCTCATCAAACGTAAAGTATAATCTTTTGAGACTGAAAGCTTCTTCTTATTTAGGTCTCAATAAATATAAAGAAGCTGGAACATTTTTTTTAAAAGCATATCAATATAATTTAGAGGATGAAAAAGCGACAGTTAATGCTTCATTTGGATATCTTTTGTTGGGAGATAAATCAAAAGCCAGAGAATTAGCTTCGAAAGCACTTAAGAAAAATCCCGTTAATGCTCAAGCATATTCTATTTTAATACAGACTGGTTCTGACGAGGATATAGAAAAAGTTCCTCAATATCTTAAAGAAAATCAAGACGTAGCTTATGCTCTGGGATTTCACTATTATAAGAAAGGAGATCTAACTGAAGCAAAGAAATTGTTAGAAATCTCTATAGAAAATGAAAATGAGAACATTCTAGAGATAAGGCCGCTTTTAGCTTCGATACTAATTGATATAACTCTTTCCGATTCTAAGACTATTCCTGAAATTCAATTAGATCCTATTCATGGGGAAGAACTTGAAAAAGCTGTAGATTTGCTAACTTTTGCGTGGGATTCTATTTCCGATAAGAATCTTAAACTTTTACATATTGACTGGTTGGTTAAAAGAGCTATCGTTAAACGTCTATTGAATGATATCAAAGGAGCTGAAACTGATATCAATTATGCTTATGAACTTGATTCATCTGATCCTAAAATTCTTCATTTTAAGGCATTAGTAGAATTTGAACGAGGTGAGTATGAAAAAGTGGTTTCATTATTTGGCGGAAAATTGTCTATTGAAACCGAATTTGGGAGTTTAATTATATATTTTGAAGCATTAAGGAAACTCGGAAGAATTGTAGATACAGTTGTTGAATTAAAAGAATTTTTAGATCAGAATCCACAATTTGAAAACAGAAATAGTTTAGAAGAGCTTCTAATTTATGGTTATCTTGGCTTAGATAGATATGATGAAGCACAAGACTTGGCAGAATCAATATTAAAAGATGACCCAGAAAATATCCAAAAAATTATTTTGTTATCACGTGTAAAGCAAAAACTTGGTGATAATGACTCAAGCATATCCCTTCTCAAGGAAGCCAAAACTAAAATTTCCGATTCATCTAAATTTACAGATTTGATGGCACTCGCAGACGAGTTTTTTAAAGCGGGACTATTTGAGGAATTATGTGAAGTTTACGAAGCAATCGTAGATCTAAATCAACATACTGAATTGACTCATAGAATTGTAGAAGCCTACTATAGATTCGGCGATCTTGGAAGAACCTTAGAAATTTGTAAATCTCTCCGGAAAAAGTTTGGGCCTCTTGTTCATATTACTCAGATTGAAATTGCAATATATGATGAAATTAACTGCCTAGAAGAAGAGAGAAAAGTTTTAGAACAATATACAGAATGTTTTCCAGAAGATTTTGACGCGAAATTGAATTTGGCTTTTCTAAATTATAAACGCAATAATTTTGATGAAGTAGATGAATTTCTTAAAACGCCATTTGATATAAATTTGATTTCAGTAGAAAGCTGCATCAATCTGGCTTTTTTACTTTATGAAAGAGGTTTTTTTCAAAAAGCAGTCGAAGTATTATACGAGATGAGAAGAAACAACTATGATAACGAAAAAGTACATTCAGCGTACATAAAGTTGATTTTATTGGGAGGAGAGAATGAAAATGAAGAATTTCTTCACCCAAAAAAAGTAGGTGTGAATTCAGCTGTAGTAGTTGAAGATTCCTTAGGAAACAAACAGATTTACATAATTGAGGAGCGAAAAGATACTGACATACAAAAAGGAGAATTAAAGCCAGATCATAATTTGGCAATGTGTCTTCTAGGCAAAAGTGAGGATGACAAGCTTCTTTTTAAAAATCCATTCTCTGAAGAAATTTTTGAAATTAAAGAAGTAAAAAGCAAGTATGTCTATGCATCCCAAGAGAGTAGCAATATATTTAACAAACTATTTCCTGAAAACAGAGAATTATTTCAAATATCAGTATCAAAAAAAGGAGAAAAGGAAATATCACCTGAAGGGTTAGAAAAAATAAAAAAGATGGCTCGCTTAAATTTTGAACGTGATGAAAAAATAAGAAAGCTATATACTGATAAAAAAATTCCCTTTGGGTGTACTGCAAATCTTTATCACAGAAATGTTTTTGAGATATGGTTTGATTTTACAAAAGATTCTCGTTTAGGGATCTATTCTTCTACTGGTTATAATGAAATAGAGAAAGCTTTAGGGCATATAAAAAAAGATTTGAAACTTATTGTTGATCCTATATCTATTTTGACTATAGTTTCCTTGGATATTGGGGAAACGATTAAAAATCACTTTGGAAAACTAGGGATTGCTCAGTCAACGGTTGATTTATTTCAGCAGATAATGATTGAACAAAACCGCATAAATTCCAGAAGTGATAGTGTTCTGATATACTATAATGATGAAATCTTCATGCAAAAGGTTAGTGAAGAATCAAAAAAGGAAATAACTGAAAAACTTAATTCTGTTTTAGAATTTATTCGTACAAGTTGTGAAGTTTTGCCCTGTAATAGAGCACTTTCTCTCAATAGGAAAAAGAAAATAGAATGCGATAAGAGTATTGGGAGAGCATTTACAGATACTATTCTCATAGCAGGTGAGGAAGGTAATGTTTTATATTCTGAAGAAAAGACATTAAGAGACATAGCAGTACAAGAGTTTGAAACTTATGGAATATGTACGCAAGCACTATTATTTTATTGTCTAAATAATGGAGTTATTGAAAAAGATCTATACGAAGAAAAGACAATCGAACTAATAAATCTCAATTATCATCATACAAGTATAAATCCAGAAA
- a CDS encoding type I restriction endonuclease subunit R, with amino-acid sequence MLDLNEFQTRKLKIDVLLKEQGWDVGDRSKVVLEVDTKQSDFKKQDYKQFNETRRNDAESKYADYLLLDGTGKPLAIIEAKRTTKDPILGQKQAEEYADDIKAQTGKDVFIFLSNGYEIWLWDRERYGVRQIKGFYSLIDLERLFYQRENSKPAPVIDIDGSIVDRAKSIEVATRVVEHIHKGHRKALIVMATGTGKTRVAMAIIDQLIREGRVQRVLFLTDRKPLRKQAYDKGFMTFFQEEGKEVILSGNYDPNKRLYASTIQTFQEIYTQKDRKGRYIISPGAFDLIFSDEAHRSIYSKWKGIFTYLDAIQIGLTATPADMVERDTFRFFECEEGAPTALYSYEDAVRDGVLCDFRKNVSGARTYFQIKGIKPADLTEGEREELLKKGIDPDEINFEGTELEKKVAIKGTSEAIVREFMDNCLTDQTGTLPAKTIFFAISKMHAKRLWEAFEKLYPRYKGQLARIIVSEDSRAQNLIKSFETESFPRIAISVDMMDTGIDVPEVCNLVFAKPVFSKIKFWQMLGRGTRADGACEYREWLPDGKKEYFKVFDFWNNFEYWNMNPDGVKDEPAEAITIRIFLTRLKQLGELMQCRDPASVKAAEQVKAKVISDIESLPCDSVSVREHLQDVEKALSPKLWDNIAVDPVEFLKKKIMPLMKFKPDVNLKEATFTLRCEKLAHALLENDSAEVDRLKTSIAEMVDRLPRTLDSVRAKEALMDNVLSRSFWETVSFEDVQLLLSDLAPLMPYMAKEPRETIVIDMSDIIAERKEWQISDGKDPSYVEAYRREVEARIKELAETHPTVRKIKNNEALTEYDLEQLEETLLNANLTPDNSGTSGLDKLYPSRKASLVDFIRQVLGLYSSQSPDALIKDAFQTYIIGNNKHYSSDQLNFILTLQTVFLKKKHIEYFTLWQPPFTNFGTTAPLPMFTQEELNSFIDICKGVEKDLFM; translated from the coding sequence ATGCTCGACCTGAACGAGTTCCAGACAAGGAAACTAAAAATAGACGTTTTACTTAAGGAGCAGGGATGGGATGTTGGCGACAGGTCAAAGGTTGTCCTCGAGGTTGATACAAAACAATCTGATTTTAAAAAACAGGACTATAAGCAGTTTAATGAAACCCGCAGAAACGATGCTGAAAGCAAGTATGCGGATTATCTGCTGCTGGACGGCACAGGAAAGCCGCTTGCGATTATTGAAGCAAAGCGCACCACAAAAGACCCGATTCTTGGGCAGAAACAGGCTGAAGAGTACGCTGACGATATAAAAGCTCAGACTGGAAAAGATGTTTTTATTTTTCTCTCCAACGGGTATGAAATCTGGCTCTGGGACAGGGAACGGTATGGAGTCAGGCAAATTAAAGGCTTTTATTCCCTGATCGACCTTGAGAGGTTGTTTTATCAGAGGGAAAACTCAAAACCTGCACCGGTAATCGACATTGACGGCAGTATAGTTGACCGGGCAAAAAGCATTGAAGTAGCCACAAGAGTTGTAGAGCACATACATAAAGGGCACAGGAAAGCCCTGATTGTAATGGCAACAGGCACTGGAAAGACAAGGGTTGCCATGGCTATTATCGACCAGCTTATCAGGGAAGGAAGAGTCCAGAGAGTCCTGTTTTTGACGGACAGAAAGCCGCTCAGAAAACAGGCTTATGACAAGGGTTTCATGACGTTTTTCCAGGAAGAGGGAAAAGAGGTAATTCTTTCAGGAAACTATGACCCGAACAAAAGGCTTTACGCTTCTACAATCCAGACTTTTCAGGAAATTTATACCCAGAAGGACAGAAAAGGCAGGTACATAATTTCCCCCGGTGCTTTTGACCTTATTTTTTCGGACGAAGCCCACAGGTCCATTTACTCAAAGTGGAAAGGAATTTTTACCTACCTTGATGCAATCCAGATCGGGCTGACGGCAACGCCGGCAGACATGGTTGAAAGGGACACGTTCCGCTTTTTCGAATGCGAAGAAGGAGCTCCAACTGCGCTTTATTCTTACGAGGATGCTGTTCGGGACGGCGTACTCTGTGATTTTCGGAAAAACGTTTCAGGTGCGCGGACATATTTCCAGATCAAGGGTATCAAACCCGCAGACCTTACCGAGGGCGAGCGGGAAGAACTGCTGAAAAAAGGCATTGACCCTGACGAAATTAACTTTGAAGGCACGGAGCTTGAGAAAAAGGTTGCAATTAAAGGCACTTCCGAAGCCATTGTCCGCGAGTTTATGGATAACTGCCTCACAGACCAGACAGGGACCCTGCCTGCAAAGACGATCTTTTTTGCGATTTCAAAAATGCATGCAAAGAGACTCTGGGAAGCTTTCGAGAAGCTTTACCCCAGGTATAAAGGGCAGCTTGCAAGGATTATAGTTTCTGAAGATTCAAGAGCCCAGAATCTAATAAAAAGTTTTGAGACCGAATCATTTCCGAGAATTGCAATTTCAGTTGACATGATGGACACCGGAATCGATGTCCCCGAAGTCTGCAACCTGGTCTTTGCAAAACCCGTATTTTCGAAAATCAAATTCTGGCAGATGCTTGGCAGAGGCACAAGGGCTGACGGGGCATGCGAATACAGGGAATGGCTGCCTGACGGAAAAAAAGAGTACTTCAAGGTCTTTGATTTCTGGAACAATTTCGAATACTGGAACATGAACCCGGACGGTGTGAAGGACGAGCCCGCAGAAGCGATCACAATCCGCATTTTCCTGACCCGGCTCAAACAGCTCGGAGAACTGATGCAGTGCAGAGACCCGGCATCGGTAAAAGCCGCCGAGCAGGTAAAGGCGAAGGTAATTTCCGATATAGAATCCCTTCCCTGCGATTCGGTAAGCGTGCGGGAGCATTTACAGGACGTTGAAAAGGCGCTTTCCCCAAAACTCTGGGACAATATAGCGGTTGACCCGGTCGAGTTCCTAAAAAAGAAAATCATGCCCCTGATGAAGTTCAAGCCGGACGTGAACCTTAAAGAAGCGACTTTCACCCTGCGCTGTGAAAAACTGGCTCACGCGCTTCTGGAAAATGACAGTGCAGAAGTAGACCGCCTGAAGACCTCTATTGCCGAAATGGTTGACCGCCTCCCCCGCACCCTTGATTCGGTCCGTGCAAAGGAAGCCCTGATGGACAACGTGCTTTCCCGCTCCTTCTGGGAAACGGTAAGCTTTGAAGATGTGCAGCTCCTCCTTTCCGACCTCGCCCCGCTCATGCCCTACATGGCAAAAGAGCCGCGGGAAACGATAGTAATCGATATGAGCGACATCATTGCCGAAAGAAAAGAGTGGCAGATCTCGGACGGAAAAGACCCCTCCTACGTGGAAGCCTACCGCCGCGAAGTCGAAGCCCGCATCAAAGAGCTTGCAGAAACCCATCCCACTGTCCGGAAAATCAAAAATAACGAAGCTCTTACCGAATACGACCTTGAGCAGCTCGAAGAAACCCTCCTGAACGCAAACCTCACCCCTGACAATTCCGGCACCTCCGGGCTCGACAAACTTTACCCCAGCCGGAAAGCCTCGCTTGTGGATTTCATCCGACAGGTGCTGGGCCTTTACTCTTCACAATCCCCTGACGCCCTGATCAAAGATGCCTTCCAGACCTACATAATCGGAAACAACAAACACTATTCATCAGACCAGCTCAACTTCATCCTCACCCTCCAGACCGTCTTCCTGAAAAAGAAACACATCGAATACTTCACCCTCTGGCAGCCTCCCTTCACCAACTTTGGCACAACTGCCCCCTTACCGATGTTCACTCAGGAAGAATTAAATTCTTTCATCGACATCTGCAAAGGCGTTGAAAAAGATCTTTTTATGTGA